One Nocardia huaxiensis genomic window, GCCGGAAAACGCATCCTGATCACCGGCGCGGCCCGCGGCATCGGCGCCCAGCTCGCCCGCCAACTGCATGCGCACGGCGCCCGCGTCGCCCTGCTGGGCATCGAAGCCGAACTGCTGGCCGAGGTCGCCGCCGAATGCGGCGACGCCCCCTGGCGCTACTGCGATATCGGCGACCCGGAGCAGGTCGAACGCGTGGTGGACTCGCTCACCCACGAACTCGGCGGCCTGGACGCCGTGGTGGCGAATGCCGGTATTGCCAAACAGCTTTCGCTGATCGGCGGCGACCCGCGCGTGCTGGAGGAAACCCTCGCGGTGAACGTCCTCGGCGTCTACTACACGCTGCGCGCCGCCGGCCCGCACATCGCGCACCCGAACGGCTACGCCCTCATCGTCACCTCGCTCGCCGCCGCCGTGCACCTACCCCTGGCCGGGGCCTACAGCGCCTCCAAGGCCGCCGTCGAAGCCCTCGGCCAGACCCTGCGCATAGAACTGCGCCACACCGGCGCCAAGGTCGGCCTCGCCTACTTCGCCGAACTCGACACCGACATGACCAGCCGCGGCTTCGACACCGAGGCCGCCCGCAGCATCCTCGGCCACGGCAAGGGCGGCGGCACCTCCACCATCTCCGGCATCGCCCCGCTCGGCCCCGCCATCGACGGCATGGAACGCGCCCTGGCCCGCCGTTCCCGCCGCACCGTCTCGCCCTACTGGGTGGGTTTGGTGCTGTGGTGTCGACCGATCGCGCAACGTGTGATCGACTATTCGCTACGCCACGGTGTGGAGCCGGGACTGGAGATCGCCCGCACCGAACGGGCGGGCTTCACGACCGACCAGCCCGCCCGCGAACGCAGAATGAGAAAGCTCGCCTAACCGCCCACGGAGTCCACCGCATGACCGAATCGGCTGTCACCGCCCGCCAGCTGCCCCGCGGCCGGCATGGCCTGCCGCGTGAAACGGTCGTCGCCGCGCAGCGCGACCGCATCCTGCTCGCCATGGCCGAGGCCATGGCCGAAAAGGGCTATGTCGGAACACCGGTGGCCGCGGTCATCAAACGCGCGGGTGTTTCGCGTGAAACCTTCTACGAGCAGTTCCGTTCCAAGGAGGACTGTTTCGAGGCGGCCTTCGAACGCGCCGTGGAACTCATGCTCGCGGGCATCCTCACCGTCACGGGCGCGGAGTTCGACGGCGAAACCCAGGTCGAGCGCATCGAACGCGTCCTCGGCGCCTATCTCGACGCCCTGGCCTCCGAACCGGCTTACGCCCGAGTCTTTCTCGTCGAGGTGTACGCGGTCGGCCCCGAGGCCATCACCCGCCGCACCCAGCTGCAGGAAACCTTCGTGGCCATGGTCGCCGACATTCTCGGCGCCGACACCGAGGAGCAGCGTTTCGCCTGCCAGACCCTGGTCGCCGCGGTCGGCGCGATGGTGACGGCCCGCATTGCCGCGAACGACACCGAGGGTCTGCGCGGCCTGCGTGAACCGCTACTGGGCCTGGTCCGCCGCAGCGGCGAATTGTTCGGCAGCGCGCCCCTTTCGAGCTGACAGCCCGAGCAGCACCAGTCCGGCGCAGGCGGGCGCGATCGCGGCCAGCGCGATGGCGGCGACCGTGCTCAACCCGGAGGCGAGCGTCCCCAAAAGCGTTGCCGCACCGAAGTACAGGAACAGCAGCCCCGAGCAGATCGCGATGAGCCGTTCCGGCACATGCTTTCCCACGGTCACGCCGATGAGAATGGCCAGCCCGCCCGCGGCCACCATGCCTGCGACCGACCCGATCCAGACCGCGATCCAGCCGTTGTTGGTGGCGAGCGCCATGGCGGCGAACATGGTCCGGTCGCCGAGTTCGGCAAGCAGGAACGCGGACAGCACCACGAAGAACGCGGACCGGGAATGTGCTTGCGGCGCAGGCGCTTCGGCGTCGTCGTCCGACCCGGTGAGCACCTCCCGCAAGGTCCACAGCCCGACACCGATCAGCACGGCCGCCGCGAACAGTGAGATCACCTCGGTCGGCAGCGCCGCCCCGAGAAAATGCCCGACCCCCACCGCGATCAGGTTTACCGCGATGCTCGCGACCGTGATGGCGCTGAGCACGACCCACCACCTGTAGCGCAGCGCGAACGTCAGGGTCATGAGTTGCGATTTGTCGCCGAGTTCGGCGAGGAACAGCGCCCCGAAACTCAGCAATATCGTGGTGATCATGTCGTTCAGCTCCCAGGTCTCCGGCCTGTCGGCTGAAGGTGCGGCGACGCTTCAGCCGACACCGCACCGGTAAAACGGTTTGGTTCGTATCGGCCGAAGGTCTCGCCCACCGGTGTTCCGGTTCACGCAGCCGGATCCGCGACGGGACCAGTATGTCGACTGCGCGATTGGGGGCTACTCCCCTTCGCTGCCCGCCACCCTACCCCGGCAAACCGGACGCACGCAAACTCGTGTAGCCGAAATCGCAATGCGCGCAATAAGTTTGGGGACACTGCCCGAAAGTTTCGGGAACCCTCACGCGGCCAGCAGCATGGCCAGAACCGCGGTGTCGGGATCACTGATGGGATCGACGCCCACCCGCGAAACCATGGAGGTGACGGTGCCGTCCACATCGGTTTCCACCCAGGCGGCCCGATGTTCGAGGCCCAGATGCGGCAGTCCCGGCAGCAGCAGGCAGCCGGATGCGGCACCGGAACATTCGGGCAGTGAAGGCCGGGTCTCACGCGGCGGATGCAGCATGATCAGCGCCGGTGGCACATGCTGAGCAAACCTCCCGGGCTGCAAGGCTTCCTCCCCGAGCACCGTTCCCTCGGCCATCACCAGCCCGACCATCCCCGGCTGCGGATCCTCCGGCAGTTCCTCCCGCGCCCCGAACACCGTCGTCGTGGGCAGCAGTCCCGGCAGGCTCGCGACCCGCACGGCGATCACCAGCAGTTGCGCCCATTCCTTGGTGGAATCCGGCCAGCGCCCGGAGATGAGGAATCCGCGCAGGGATCCACTGGAGTGGAACGGCGTGACGCCGATCTGTTCGTGAGCGCCCATTGTTGCCTCCCGAAGTAGAGATCCGGGGCGGCTCTGCCCGTCCTGCGGTTGGAACACCAGGTTCTACCGGAACGAACTGGCACACAAGTACCAAAGAGTGCTAACACACGGGCCCGCCGGCGAACATCGCGCCGGTCAGGCCCTGGAAACGACAAAGGACCCGCAAGCCGTCACCGGCTCGCGGGTCCGAACGCCCGGGCGCGTCGCACCCTCCTCGGGTTATCAGCCGAAGATCAGGCCCTTGCCCTGGTTGACGGCGCGGGTGAAGCGGTCCTGCACCTCGGCCCAGTTCACGACGTTCCAGAAGGCCTTCACGTAGTCGGCCTTGACGTTCTTGTACTGCAGGTAGAAGGCGTGCTCCCACATGTCCAGGCCGAGCAGCGGGATGATGCCGAGCGGCACGTTGCCCTGCTGGTCGGTGAGCTGGAAGGTGAGCAGCTTGCCGGCCAGGGTGTCGTAACCCAGCCAGGCCCAGCCGGAGCCCTGCAGGCCGTTCGCGGCGGCGGAGAACTGCGCGTTGAACTTGTCGAACGAACCGAACTGGTCGTCAATGGCGGCGGCCAGGTCGCCGACCGGCTTGTCGCCGCCGTCCTTGGACAGGCTCTTCCACCAGATGGAGTGGTTGACGTGGCCGCCCAGGTGGAAGGCCAGGTTCTTCTCGTTCAGGAAGATGGCCGCGTGGTCGCCCTTCTCGCGGGCCTCTTCCAGCTTCTCCAGCGCGGCGTTCGCGCCCGCGACGTAGGCGGCGTGATGCTTCGAGTGATGAAGCTCGTTGATCTGCCCGGAGATGAACGGCTCCAGCGCGTCGTAGTCGTAATCCAGTTCCGGCAGCGTGTAAACAGCCACGATGTCCCTTCCTCAGTGTCGGGGCCGTGTGTCCTCGCACGGTGTGTGTCGAGGCGCACCCAACCATCATTCGTACACCCGCTCGTGTCCAACCGGGGTCGTACCCCCCTGATTCCCGCAGGTTGGACATTAATTCACGGCAAACGAAACATTGCCGGTCAACGGGGTGCGCCGAGGAAAGGCGATCGGACTCCCAGGGGTTCGGGGGCGAAGCCCCTGAGAGCCCGGGCGAGTTCTACAGCGGCGGAACGATATTCGGGAGCATGGTGCGCGGGTCGCCCTTGTCGTGCGCCTGCCACCAGCGCACGCCGCCGCCGATGAAGTCCTCGACGGCCATCGGGTTGCCGTCGCAGTCGGTGACCTCCACGCTGTCGAACCAGACCCGCACATCGAGTTCGCGCGGGTCGATGCCCTCCTCCTGGGAGAACTCGAGCATGTGCGCGGCCGGGCCGTCGCTGAGGGTGGCGTCGAAGCTGAGCAGTTTGCGCCACTTCTCCCAGGACTTGTCGTTGAGGTCGAAGAATTCCCAGCCGTGCAGGGCGCCGCCGCCGAAGGAGAGCACGGCTTCGCGCAGGCTGTCGGCGGTGAGCGGCAGGACGACGGGTTCCAGATCGTCCCAGCGCTGCCGGCGTAGGGAGGCGGCGACGCGGGTGACGCCGGTGAGGGTGAGGAAGATCTTGCAGTTCGGCGGCGGTGGGCCGTCGACCGGGAGGGTCAGGACGTCGAGTTCCAGCCGAATGCGCGCGGCCGCCGCGTCGACGTCTATTCCGAGGCAGGTGGCCTCGGAGAGTGCGGTGTTGAGTCCAGCGATGTCGAGGCCGTCGAGTGTCCCCCTGCTCACAGTCATAGCGCCAGGCTACCGATACGTGCTGGCCGGACCCAGGATTTCCGTTTTTCAGTAGTGTTGTCGTTTTTTTCGGATTCGAACGGAACCGATGTCGCGGGCGGCCCGTCCAAGTAAGTGGGACCGGGTTCGGACTCGGTCCCGCGGCGGATCGTTCCGGGCCGTGGAGGGGACTATCCGGAGCGATTCGCCGGGGGGATTTTCCCGACATACCGCACAACCCTGAAGCTGTGGATCAGGTTGTGGATTATGTGGATAACTTTCGAGCCGGATGCACAACCACCCGGCACTCCGCCGCCCGTGGCAGGATCGAAACCGTGACCATGCCCCATGTCCCCTCGGTGCCGATCGACGCCGTGCCAGCGGAATTCGACACCGCCGAGCCGTGGGCGGGCGCGGAACCGGTGCCCGCCATGCTCATCGACGTCCGCGACGCCGACGAATGGCAGCAGGGCCACGCCCCAGGGGCCATGCACATCCCGCTCGTCGATGTACCCGCCCGCCTGGACGAACTGGATTACGACGCCGAGATCTACGTGATCTGCCGCCAGGGCGGCCGCTCGGTCACCGCGGTGCAGTACCTGGAAACCGTCGGCATCGAAGCCCTCTGCGTCACCGGCGGCATGGTGGCCTGGCAACAGGCCGGCCGCCCGCTCATCGGCGACGGCGACCAGCAAGCGAAGATCTACTAGACGGACCCGCATGGAGCCGAGGAACGGGGGACACGTGGCCGACTCGCGATCGCCGGTGGTGCAGCCGTGCGCCCGCTGCGGTGCGCGCTGGGCCGTGCAGGGCAAACCCCTGCACTGGTGCCCCCGCTGCCACGGCGTACTGCTCTCGCCCGCACCCGTGGACGCACCGCCCGCGCGCCGCAACTACCGGTGGGTGGCCCGGCCGCCCGGCCGCAGGGGCCATCCGGCGCCGGCGGCCCGCCGCAGGCAGCCCACGGAAACGCCTCGCTACCTTCGCATTCCGCGCTGGGGCCTACAGGACCGGCCGCCGCAGCGGACGATCGCGCCGCCCACCCGTTTCCAGCGGCTGGTCGAACGCATCCCCGAACTGCTCATGACCACCGCCGGGCTGTTCGTGCTCGCGGCCCTCGCCGAATTCGGGCGCTACGGGGTGCTGCTGCGCAATCGCACCCGGCTCATTCCGCCGTGGCTGCTGTACCTGTCCGACGGCGCCGTCTACGTATTCGGTATCACCGCACTGCTATTCGCGCTGGTGACGGCGGTCGCCATGGTGGGCTGGCTGGCCCGGACCCGGCGTGCCGCCTTCGCGGCGGCGCAGCGGGAGGACCCGCGTTCCCTGC contains:
- a CDS encoding SDR family NAD(P)-dependent oxidoreductase, whose product is MNASSARRLRRGLFRPALRVAGKRILITGAARGIGAQLARQLHAHGARVALLGIEAELLAEVAAECGDAPWRYCDIGDPEQVERVVDSLTHELGGLDAVVANAGIAKQLSLIGGDPRVLEETLAVNVLGVYYTLRAAGPHIAHPNGYALIVTSLAAAVHLPLAGAYSASKAAVEALGQTLRIELRHTGAKVGLAYFAELDTDMTSRGFDTEAARSILGHGKGGGTSTISGIAPLGPAIDGMERALARRSRRTVSPYWVGLVLWCRPIAQRVIDYSLRHGVEPGLEIARTERAGFTTDQPARERRMRKLA
- a CDS encoding TetR/AcrR family transcriptional regulator; this encodes MTESAVTARQLPRGRHGLPRETVVAAQRDRILLAMAEAMAEKGYVGTPVAAVIKRAGVSRETFYEQFRSKEDCFEAAFERAVELMLAGILTVTGAEFDGETQVERIERVLGAYLDALASEPAYARVFLVEVYAVGPEAITRRTQLQETFVAMVADILGADTEEQRFACQTLVAAVGAMVTARIAANDTEGLRGLREPLLGLVRRSGELFGSAPLSS
- a CDS encoding TMEM165/GDT1 family protein produces the protein MITTILLSFGALFLAELGDKSQLMTLTFALRYRWWVVLSAITVASIAVNLIAVGVGHFLGAALPTEVISLFAAAVLIGVGLWTLREVLTGSDDDAEAPAPQAHSRSAFFVVLSAFLLAELGDRTMFAAMALATNNGWIAVWIGSVAGMVAAGGLAILIGVTVGKHVPERLIAICSGLLFLYFGAATLLGTLASGLSTVAAIALAAIAPACAGLVLLGLSARKGRAAEQFAAAADQAQ
- a CDS encoding peptidase, producing the protein MGAHEQIGVTPFHSSGSLRGFLISGRWPDSTKEWAQLLVIAVRVASLPGLLPTTTVFGAREELPEDPQPGMVGLVMAEGTVLGEEALQPGRFAQHVPPALIMLHPPRETRPSLPECSGAASGCLLLPGLPHLGLEHRAAWVETDVDGTVTSMVSRVGVDPISDPDTAVLAMLLAA
- a CDS encoding superoxide dismutase, giving the protein MAVYTLPELDYDYDALEPFISGQINELHHSKHHAAYVAGANAALEKLEEAREKGDHAAIFLNEKNLAFHLGGHVNHSIWWKSLSKDGGDKPVGDLAAAIDDQFGSFDKFNAQFSAAANGLQGSGWAWLGYDTLAGKLLTFQLTDQQGNVPLGIIPLLGLDMWEHAFYLQYKNVKADYVKAFWNVVNWAEVQDRFTRAVNQGKGLIFG
- a CDS encoding rhodanese-like domain-containing protein; amino-acid sequence: MTMPHVPSVPIDAVPAEFDTAEPWAGAEPVPAMLIDVRDADEWQQGHAPGAMHIPLVDVPARLDELDYDAEIYVICRQGGRSVTAVQYLETVGIEALCVTGGMVAWQQAGRPLIGDGDQQAKIY
- a CDS encoding DUF4328 domain-containing protein, which translates into the protein MADSRSPVVQPCARCGARWAVQGKPLHWCPRCHGVLLSPAPVDAPPARRNYRWVARPPGRRGHPAPAARRRQPTETPRYLRIPRWGLQDRPPQRTIAPPTRFQRLVERIPELLMTTAGLFVLAALAEFGRYGVLLRNRTRLIPPWLLYLSDGAVYVFGITALLFALVTAVAMVGWLARTRRAAFAAAQREDPRSLRALILGCVVPGVNLVWPGVFLTDAVRARAAGTMLPGGDPRLLRTVRIWWAAWVLNGILVVVAQLYRFADTLQAQADGVLVAAWTDLAAAAVAVLTLWMVRTFDGRDLRGREVGRTRWLVATAPAEPVIEPVHPGAESARARAESEPDESAARESGSAGRAPADAVGNDEAVASNPEEVLAK